In one Streptomyces sp. NBC_01241 genomic region, the following are encoded:
- a CDS encoding amidase family protein: MTDAGEAGRALERIGREDPRLCAFIEVWPARALADAQRARQLPLGGMPFAVKGRTGIRSYAARRLIAAGGVPVGATSVPGPGTPWQTWGLGAHGRTVNPWRPDRTPGGSSAGSAVAVAADLVELATGSDGAGSVRIPAAWCGVFGLKTSNGLLPSPDQSGLASAGVLARSAAHAERYLRCVLGGGEPTTAGDPTAHVPAADVPAAHVMAAGDPAAANLPDLPLPAVFSPGLGYAEVDPEVDSVVRHAVRRLVAAGVVRLVERTCELLDPREAWQAVRSGEPSPAASEIRRENDLRLDALFARTPLLLTPTTPNRPHGHDGPGELYSTALTWAFNLSGHPAASVPAGFTADGCPVGLQLVAEHGADVSLLEMARAAENALITVRPSRHTGRASGAGGRRTSIMAVASTPFPHAVE; encoded by the coding sequence GTGACGGATGCGGGCGAGGCCGGCCGGGCGCTGGAGCGGATCGGGCGGGAGGATCCCCGTCTGTGTGCGTTCATCGAGGTGTGGCCCGCACGAGCGCTCGCTGACGCGCAACGGGCCCGTCAACTCCCCCTGGGCGGAATGCCGTTCGCCGTCAAGGGGCGGACCGGTATCCGTTCGTACGCGGCCCGGCGGCTGATCGCGGCCGGTGGCGTCCCGGTCGGCGCGACCTCCGTGCCGGGCCCCGGTACGCCGTGGCAGACCTGGGGGCTGGGCGCCCACGGCCGTACGGTCAACCCGTGGCGCCCCGACCGCACGCCGGGCGGCTCCTCGGCCGGCTCGGCGGTGGCGGTCGCGGCGGATCTGGTGGAGCTGGCGACCGGCAGCGACGGGGCGGGGTCGGTGCGGATTCCGGCGGCGTGGTGCGGGGTGTTCGGGCTGAAGACGTCGAACGGCCTGCTGCCCTCCCCCGACCAATCCGGTCTCGCGTCGGCCGGAGTGCTGGCCCGTTCGGCGGCTCACGCCGAGAGGTACCTGCGCTGCGTGCTGGGCGGCGGCGAACCGACGACGGCGGGCGACCCGACGGCGCACGTCCCGGCGGCGGACGTCCCGGCGGCCCACGTCATGGCGGCGGGCGACCCGGCGGCGGCCAACCTTCCGGACCTTCCGCTCCCTGCCGTGTTCAGCCCCGGTCTGGGGTACGCGGAGGTCGACCCGGAAGTGGATTCGGTCGTCCGGCACGCGGTGCGGCGGCTCGTTGCCGCCGGGGTGGTGCGGCTCGTGGAGCGTACGTGCGAGCTGCTCGACCCGCGAGAGGCGTGGCAGGCGGTCCGAAGCGGGGAACCCTCCCCGGCCGCCTCGGAGATCCGGCGCGAGAACGACCTCCGGCTCGACGCCCTGTTCGCCCGTACTCCGCTGCTGCTCACCCCCACCACCCCCAACCGCCCGCACGGCCACGACGGCCCGGGCGAGCTCTACTCGACCGCCCTGACCTGGGCGTTCAACCTCAGCGGCCATCCCGCCGCGAGCGTGCCCGCCGGATTCACGGCGGACGGCTGCCCGGTCGGGCTCCAGTTGGTGGCGGAGCACGGGGCGGACGTCTCGCTGCTCGAAATGGCCCGTGCGGCGGAGAACGCGCTGATCACCGTGCGGCCGAGCCGTCATACCGGCCGGGCTTCCGGGGCCGGTGGACGGCGTACATCCATTATGGCTGTCGCGAGTACCCCGTTCCCTCATGCTGTCGAATGA
- a CDS encoding HEAT repeat domain-containing protein — protein MFTGIDEVDWASMEHAYGPADDVPAMLRGLASDDPAERETALDGMYGAVHHQGDVYACTLACIPFLFELVVDPGIQDRGSIVELLTSIGGIDLDEDDEDEIDEEEIEGAANYAMAATAVTACAGVFCELMADEDPGVRLSAPLALATLHNRPARVLALLRERLPVEPAEEVRLALVEAAGRVALRHRELAGQTADWLSRLAGEGFPPGLRLAALAQLARCAPDALPGDVVRVVTGLLRQLRSAPARRSGAATTTDDRTGAAGAQAGAVGAVGARAGAQAEAVAAVDAHAEPVGAGEPSGEERATPVTLVGQLRALSDEEDSGRTAPWTADLLRTLHVGLDDRVAERTALLADQLRSPDRRQRIDALRMSSGLIRVWRGSYEELVRLVGEQLATPESQLAGAAAHVLEELFGLAAPAGDALAARVAADPDSWVQAWPSGPTGLGSAVKALARLGDARAVPALTAALERPEVPHDVGFAIGHLGAAAAPLAPALRRRLGEVRLDEAAYDLAGPLLAGLTALRAGEATPEVLRVLRGAPEYRGRRLRTAALRALGSFGPAAHSAVPELRTLLRRPGSTSATEAAQALWAIDGDADAVLPVLIEGLQAERVHERCSAVNALGRLGTRAAVTAPRLRALLRHEEPWLRVDAAVALRDVSGRADESVPVLLTAWERHRHVRVRVAESLARTGATGAGSDVAHALRAELASVRRHNAMDGGYGSHDTYEDEKLLALCRQALLGDTGKGPTT, from the coding sequence GTGTTCACAGGGATCGACGAGGTCGACTGGGCCTCGATGGAGCATGCCTATGGGCCTGCCGATGATGTGCCGGCGATGCTGCGGGGCCTCGCGTCCGACGATCCGGCGGAGCGCGAGACGGCGCTGGACGGTATGTACGGGGCCGTTCACCATCAGGGCGATGTGTACGCCTGCACGTTGGCCTGCATTCCTTTTCTGTTCGAGCTGGTCGTGGATCCGGGGATTCAGGACCGGGGCAGCATCGTCGAGCTGCTGACCAGCATCGGCGGCATCGATCTGGACGAGGACGACGAGGACGAGATCGACGAGGAGGAGATCGAGGGCGCGGCGAACTACGCGATGGCGGCGACCGCCGTCACCGCGTGCGCCGGGGTGTTCTGCGAGCTGATGGCCGACGAGGACCCGGGGGTGCGGCTCTCCGCTCCCCTGGCGCTCGCCACCCTCCACAACCGCCCGGCACGGGTGCTCGCGCTGCTGCGGGAGCGGCTGCCGGTGGAGCCGGCCGAGGAGGTGCGGCTCGCCCTGGTCGAGGCCGCCGGGCGGGTCGCTCTGCGGCATCGCGAGCTGGCCGGACAGACGGCCGACTGGCTGTCCCGGCTCGCCGGTGAGGGGTTCCCGCCGGGGCTGCGGCTCGCCGCCCTGGCCCAGTTGGCGCGGTGTGCGCCGGACGCGCTGCCGGGCGATGTCGTACGGGTGGTGACGGGGCTGCTGCGGCAGTTGCGCTCCGCGCCCGCGCGCCGGTCCGGGGCGGCCACCACGACCGACGACCGGACCGGCGCGGCCGGGGCCCAGGCCGGCGCGGTCGGCGCGGTCGGGGCCCGGGCCGGCGCCCAGGCCGAGGCGGTCGCGGCCGTCGACGCGCACGCCGAGCCGGTTGGGGCCGGGGAGCCGTCCGGCGAGGAGCGGGCCACGCCGGTGACGCTGGTGGGGCAGCTGCGGGCGCTGTCCGACGAGGAGGACTCGGGGCGTACCGCCCCCTGGACGGCGGATCTGCTGCGGACGCTGCACGTCGGGCTCGACGACCGGGTCGCCGAGCGGACTGCGCTGCTGGCGGACCAGCTGCGCAGCCCCGACCGGCGGCAGCGGATCGACGCGCTGCGGATGAGCAGCGGGCTGATCCGGGTCTGGCGCGGTTCGTACGAGGAGCTGGTCCGGCTCGTCGGTGAGCAGCTCGCCACGCCGGAGTCTCAGCTGGCCGGGGCGGCCGCGCATGTGCTGGAGGAGCTCTTCGGGCTGGCCGCGCCCGCCGGCGACGCGCTGGCCGCGCGGGTGGCGGCGGACCCCGATTCCTGGGTGCAGGCCTGGCCCAGCGGCCCCACCGGGCTCGGCAGCGCGGTGAAGGCGCTGGCCCGGCTGGGCGATGCGCGAGCCGTGCCCGCGCTGACCGCGGCACTGGAGCGGCCCGAGGTGCCGCACGACGTGGGGTTCGCCATCGGCCACCTGGGCGCGGCGGCGGCCCCGCTGGCCCCGGCGCTGCGCCGCAGGCTCGGCGAGGTCCGTCTCGACGAGGCGGCGTACGACCTGGCGGGCCCGCTCCTCGCGGGGCTGACCGCGCTGCGGGCGGGCGAGGCGACGCCGGAGGTGCTGCGGGTGCTGCGCGGCGCGCCGGAGTACCGGGGCCGGCGACTGCGTACGGCGGCGCTGCGGGCGCTCGGCTCGTTCGGGCCCGCCGCGCACAGCGCCGTACCGGAGCTGCGTACGCTGCTGCGCCGTCCCGGGTCCACCTCGGCGACCGAGGCCGCTCAGGCACTGTGGGCGATCGACGGGGATGCCGACGCCGTGCTGCCGGTGCTGATCGAGGGCCTCCAGGCGGAGCGCGTCCACGAGCGGTGCTCCGCGGTGAACGCGCTGGGCAGGCTCGGGACGCGGGCGGCGGTGACCGCGCCCCGGCTGCGCGCGCTGCTGCGACACGAGGAACCGTGGCTGCGGGTGGACGCGGCAGTGGCGCTGCGGGACGTGTCCGGGCGGGCCGACGAGTCCGTGCCGGTGCTCCTGACGGCCTGGGAGCGGCATCGTCATGTCCGGGTCCGGGTGGCGGAATCCCTGGCGCGGACGGGGGCCACTGGTGCAGGGTCGGACGTGGCACACGCGCTGCGCGCCGAACTCGCCTCCGTACGCCGTCACAACGCGATGGACGGCGGATACGGCAGCCACGACACATACGAGGACGAAAAGCTGCTGGCGCTCTGTCGGCAGGCTCTTCTGGGTGATACGGGGAAGGGACCCACAACATGA
- a CDS encoding peptidoglycan D,D-transpeptidase FtsI family protein, with amino-acid sequence MIRYIRRAAALLLLLLVALLLNAARVQVLDADSLDNNPANRRLTIARYHQPRGNILVGGTSVTGSRNTGEQLTYERTYQNGPLYAPVTGYASQTYGTTLIEHAEDGILSGTDSMLAPFPLWNEITRSQQPGGNVVTTIKDSMQRAAYNGLGGRRGAVAAVEPSTGKILALVSTPSYDPGRLSGTGSSVTDAWLQLNAAKSQPMLNRAIRQTYPPGSTFKIVTAAAALDAGVVTDPDAETDTPSPYVLPGTTTTLPNEAEGCENAPLAEAIRVSCNTVMAELGVRVGLKGMVDAVRKFGFNDTGLKIPSGVAKSNFDTQMSDDQLALSSIGQFDTSATPLQMAMVASAVANGGDLKYPYLVDRTTTRSGSTVHRNGSHTYHRAMSPRTAVQLRRIMVDVVEQGTGSNAAIDGVTVGGKTGTAQHGIDNSGRPYAWFISWAQAPNAGQSAVAVAVVVEDAAANRADISGGGSAAPIARSVMEAALRD; translated from the coding sequence GTGATCCGCTACATCCGCCGGGCCGCCGCGCTCCTGCTTCTGCTGCTCGTGGCGCTGCTGCTGAACGCCGCCCGTGTCCAGGTCCTCGACGCCGACAGCCTGGACAACAACCCCGCCAACCGCCGCCTCACGATCGCCCGTTATCACCAGCCGCGCGGCAACATCCTGGTCGGCGGCACGTCCGTCACCGGCTCCCGGAACACCGGCGAGCAGCTCACGTACGAGCGCACGTACCAGAACGGCCCGCTGTACGCGCCCGTGACCGGCTACGCCTCGCAGACGTACGGCACGACCCTGATCGAGCACGCCGAGGACGGCATCCTGTCCGGCACCGACTCGATGCTCGCCCCGTTCCCGCTGTGGAACGAGATCACGCGCAGCCAGCAGCCCGGCGGCAATGTCGTCACGACCATCAAGGACTCGATGCAGCGCGCCGCCTACAACGGGCTGGGCGGGCGGCGGGGCGCGGTCGCCGCCGTCGAACCGTCGACCGGCAAGATCCTGGCGCTGGTCTCCACCCCCTCGTACGATCCCGGCCGGCTCTCCGGAACCGGGTCGTCCGTCACCGACGCCTGGCTGCAGCTGAACGCGGCGAAGAGCCAGCCGATGCTGAACCGGGCGATCAGGCAGACGTATCCGCCGGGCTCCACCTTCAAGATCGTGACGGCGGCGGCGGCGCTCGACGCGGGCGTCGTCACCGATCCCGACGCCGAGACCGACACCCCGTCCCCCTATGTGCTGCCGGGTACGACGACCACGCTCCCCAACGAGGCGGAGGGCTGCGAGAACGCCCCGCTCGCCGAGGCGATCCGGGTCTCCTGCAACACCGTGATGGCGGAACTCGGGGTGCGTGTCGGCCTGAAGGGCATGGTGGACGCCGTGCGGAAGTTCGGCTTCAACGACACCGGGCTGAAGATCCCGTCGGGGGTGGCGAAGAGCAACTTCGACACGCAGATGAGCGACGATCAGCTGGCACTCTCGTCGATCGGGCAGTTCGACACATCGGCGACACCGCTCCAGATGGCGATGGTCGCGTCCGCCGTGGCGAACGGCGGCGACCTCAAGTACCCGTATCTGGTGGACCGTACGACCACGAGAAGCGGTTCGACCGTCCACCGCAACGGCTCGCACACCTATCACCGGGCCATGAGCCCGCGGACGGCCGTGCAGCTGCGGCGGATAATGGTCGACGTCGTGGAGCAGGGCACCGGGTCCAACGCCGCGATCGACGGGGTGACGGTCGGCGGCAAGACCGGCACTGCACAGCACGGCATCGACAACTCGGGCAGGCCCTACGCCTGGTTCATCTCCTGGGCGCAGGCGCCGAACGCGGGGCAGTCGGCTGTCGCGGTCGCCGTGGTCGTCGAAGACGCCGCCGCGAACCGGGCCGACATCAGTGGCGGCGGCAGCGCGGCCCCGATCGCCCGTTCCGTCATGGAGGCGGCCCTGCGAGACTGA
- a CDS encoding zinc-ribbon domain-containing protein codes for MIIFGTRGYLYQLAILTMVCGWCGNPAAHTLRKRVTKFTLFFVPLFPFSTKFATQCTFCGGEQQIPKEQAEQLLAQHAAAQNGNPFGQGQGPGQGQGSAQGQPGYAPGGQGQNPYQH; via the coding sequence ATGATCATTTTCGGTACGCGGGGATATCTGTACCAACTGGCCATCCTGACGATGGTCTGCGGCTGGTGTGGCAATCCGGCCGCGCACACGCTGCGCAAGCGGGTCACCAAGTTCACGCTGTTCTTCGTGCCGCTGTTCCCGTTCTCGACGAAGTTCGCGACGCAGTGCACGTTCTGCGGCGGTGAGCAGCAGATCCCGAAGGAACAGGCCGAACAGCTGCTGGCGCAGCATGCCGCCGCGCAGAACGGCAACCCGTTCGGACAGGGACAGGGGCCGGGGCAGGGGCAGGGATCGGCGCAGGGGCAGCCGGGGTACGCGCCGGGTGGACAGGGCCAGAATCCCTACCAGCACTAA
- a CDS encoding ferritin-like domain-containing protein — MSTHDLYTTAPDTPLWQVSASGAARFSWDYDDGRERLLALYQKGKDKQWDGNKRIDWSLEVDPADPLGTPDDVLALYGTPHWAKMTEKDRGDLRTHYTAWQFSQFLHGEQGAMVCAARIVESVPDLDAKFYSATQTMDEARHAEIYSRFLHEKIGMLYPVNDNLQGLLGDTLRDSRWDMPYLGMQVLIEGLALAAFGMIRDTTTKPLPKQILAYVMQDEARHVAFGRMALRDYYKQLSDAELREREEFVIEGCYLMRDRLSGVEVLENFGIGKREAEELSEQSAFLQLFRKLLFSRIVPCVKDIGLWGERLQKAYVDMGVLELGDSSLDLLMAQDEELAEQLDRDRFAAEEQARVAEVEEAIAEGGTSPSGD, encoded by the coding sequence GTGTCGACACACGACCTCTACACCACCGCCCCGGACACACCGCTCTGGCAGGTGTCCGCCTCCGGCGCGGCCCGCTTCAGCTGGGATTACGACGACGGCCGCGAACGCCTGCTCGCCCTCTACCAGAAGGGCAAGGACAAGCAGTGGGACGGCAACAAGCGCATCGACTGGTCCCTGGAGGTCGACCCCGCCGACCCGCTCGGCACCCCGGACGACGTCCTCGCCCTGTACGGCACGCCGCACTGGGCGAAGATGACCGAGAAGGACCGGGGCGATCTGCGCACGCACTACACCGCCTGGCAGTTCAGCCAGTTCCTCCACGGTGAGCAGGGCGCCATGGTCTGCGCGGCCAGGATCGTGGAGTCCGTCCCCGACCTGGACGCGAAGTTCTACTCCGCGACCCAGACCATGGACGAGGCCCGGCACGCGGAGATCTACAGCCGGTTCCTGCACGAGAAGATCGGGATGCTCTACCCGGTCAACGACAACCTCCAGGGGCTGCTCGGAGACACCCTGCGCGACTCCCGCTGGGACATGCCGTACCTCGGCATGCAGGTCCTCATCGAGGGCCTCGCCCTGGCCGCCTTCGGCATGATCCGCGACACGACGACCAAGCCGCTGCCCAAGCAGATCCTCGCGTACGTCATGCAGGACGAGGCCCGGCACGTTGCCTTCGGGCGGATGGCGCTGCGCGACTACTACAAGCAGCTGAGCGACGCCGAACTGCGCGAACGCGAGGAGTTCGTCATCGAAGGCTGCTATCTGATGCGCGACCGGCTCAGCGGCGTCGAGGTGCTGGAGAACTTCGGCATCGGCAAGCGCGAGGCCGAGGAACTCTCCGAGCAGTCAGCGTTCCTGCAGCTCTTCCGCAAGCTGCTGTTCAGCCGGATAGTTCCGTGCGTCAAGGACATCGGCCTGTGGGGCGAACGGCTTCAGAAGGCGTACGTCGACATGGGCGTCCTCGAACTCGGCGACTCCAGCCTGGACCTGCTGATGGCCCAGGACGAGGAGCTGGCCGAGCAGCTGGACCGGGACCGTTTCGCGGCGGAGGAACAGGCCAGGGTCGCCGAGGTCGAGGAGGCGATAGCCGAGGGCGGAACGAGCCCGTCCGGGGACTGA
- a CDS encoding sensor histidine kinase, producing MPPWTATLTGKSAVFITVMCCALAALLSVLVHTEVTRATVSQAREEALSRLADVGAAYKAGEELPPGSGIDPPGLPASLRALAAHGRRGTLVADHNGRPAMWAAAPADGRALATQVDYSQSARTINDLDGAIIGSSLLATGATVLVGAFAVTRVTRRLHQTARVARRISAGDLDARVDDPRTADPSRPQDEVAIVAGALDTMASTLQRKLLTEQRFTADVAHELRTPLTGLSAAAELLPPGRPSELVRDRVRTMRALTEDLLEISRLDARTEQVELDVHELAPLVERVVRASGTDTEIRFGDTGQGRPRAPVRVETDKRRLERVLGNLITNAHKHGRPPVVLTVDGPTVTVRDHGPGFPDYLLEDGPQRFRTEGGGKGHGLGLTIAAGQAAAIGADLVFRNAPDGGAVARLTLPAYARPDDEAAERRDDPGSGRQR from the coding sequence ATGCCTCCCTGGACCGCGACGCTCACCGGGAAGTCGGCCGTCTTCATCACCGTGATGTGCTGCGCGCTCGCCGCGCTGCTGAGTGTGCTGGTCCACACCGAGGTGACGCGTGCGACCGTCAGCCAGGCGCGCGAGGAGGCGCTGTCGCGACTGGCGGACGTCGGCGCCGCGTACAAGGCCGGCGAGGAGCTCCCGCCGGGTTCCGGCATCGATCCGCCGGGGCTGCCCGCCTCCCTGCGGGCGCTGGCCGCGCACGGCCGGCGCGGCACGCTCGTCGCCGATCACAACGGGCGTCCCGCCATGTGGGCGGCGGCTCCGGCCGACGGCCGCGCACTGGCCACGCAGGTGGACTACAGCCAGAGCGCCCGCACGATCAACGACCTCGACGGGGCGATCATCGGCTCTTCCCTGCTGGCCACCGGCGCCACTGTCCTCGTCGGCGCGTTCGCCGTCACCCGGGTTACCCGGCGACTGCACCAGACGGCCCGGGTGGCGCGCCGGATCAGTGCCGGCGACCTCGACGCCCGCGTCGACGACCCGCGTACGGCGGACCCTTCGCGCCCGCAGGACGAGGTGGCGATCGTCGCCGGAGCGCTGGACACGATGGCGTCCACGCTCCAGCGCAAGCTGCTGACCGAGCAGCGGTTCACCGCGGATGTGGCGCACGAGCTCCGCACGCCGCTGACCGGGCTGTCGGCCGCTGCCGAACTGCTGCCGCCGGGGCGCCCGTCCGAGCTGGTGCGGGACCGGGTCCGGACGATGCGGGCACTGACGGAGGACCTGCTGGAGATCTCCCGGCTGGACGCCCGTACCGAACAGGTCGAACTCGATGTGCACGAACTGGCGCCGCTCGTCGAACGCGTGGTGCGCGCGTCCGGAACGGACACCGAGATCCGTTTCGGGGACACCGGCCAGGGGCGGCCACGGGCGCCGGTGCGCGTCGAGACCGACAAGCGGCGCCTGGAACGGGTGCTGGGCAATCTGATCACCAACGCGCACAAGCACGGCCGCCCCCCGGTGGTGCTGACGGTCGACGGGCCGACGGTGACCGTACGCGATCACGGACCGGGCTTTCCGGACTATCTGCTGGAGGACGGTCCGCAGCGGTTCCGCACCGAGGGCGGCGGCAAGGGACACGGTCTCGGGCTGACCATCGCCGCCGGGCAGGCGGCGGCCATCGGCGCCGACCTCGTCTTCCGCAATGCCCCGGACGGCGGCGCGGTGGCCCGGCTCACGCTCCCCGCGTACGCACGACCGGACGACGAGGCGGCGGAGCGCCGGGACGATCCGGGATCCGGGCGGCAGCGCTGA
- a CDS encoding alpha/beta fold hydrolase, whose protein sequence is MTVLHVRDHGGPDDGLPALLLLHAASRSLADWDAVAPHLTAGHRVLAVDLPGHGLSAAPSWSFDTVLSDLDETLAALGVTGGVVPVGHSLGGMVAALYAAERPGRVPGAVNLDGFWWGKPAQYPGLDPDEVARRLADIGDLARTSAGQRMPAEYVEQQAEYSTGLGIPYERAEASFRASVRELPDGGWQLLPERECALEMLDAMDALDLFALFRRVPCPLLLVRALHRVPPTPGLEWLDELMAAYGHGLARDLAVLVAEREGVTAEGIGATHAMLLEVPEQVAELVRGFVSRL, encoded by the coding sequence ATGACCGTTCTTCACGTACGCGACCACGGTGGCCCCGACGACGGCCTGCCCGCCCTTCTCCTGCTGCACGCGGCTTCGCGTTCCCTCGCCGACTGGGACGCCGTCGCCCCGCACCTCACCGCCGGCCACCGGGTGCTCGCCGTGGACCTGCCGGGGCACGGGTTGAGCGCCGCCCCGTCGTGGTCGTTCGACACGGTACTGAGCGACCTGGACGAGACCCTCGCCGCCCTGGGCGTCACCGGTGGTGTGGTTCCCGTCGGGCACTCGCTGGGCGGGATGGTCGCCGCGCTGTACGCCGCCGAGCGGCCGGGCCGGGTGCCGGGGGCGGTGAACCTGGACGGTTTCTGGTGGGGCAAGCCCGCGCAGTACCCGGGGCTGGACCCGGACGAGGTGGCACGGCGGCTGGCCGATATCGGGGACCTGGCCCGGACGTCGGCGGGGCAGCGGATGCCCGCGGAGTACGTCGAGCAGCAGGCCGAGTACAGCACGGGGCTGGGCATCCCGTACGAACGGGCCGAGGCGTCGTTCCGCGCGAGCGTGCGGGAACTCCCGGATGGCGGCTGGCAGTTGCTGCCGGAGCGGGAGTGCGCCCTGGAGATGCTGGATGCCATGGACGCCCTCGACCTGTTCGCGCTGTTCCGCCGCGTCCCCTGTCCGTTGCTGCTGGTCCGGGCGCTGCACCGGGTGCCGCCGACGCCCGGCCTGGAGTGGCTGGACGAGCTGATGGCGGCGTACGGCCACGGCCTGGCCCGGGATCTGGCGGTGCTGGTGGCGGAGCGGGAAGGTGTGACGGCCGAGGGCATCGGGGCGACGCACGCGATGCTGCTGGAGGTGCCGGAGCAGGTGGCGGAGCTGGTGCGGGGATTCGTCTCGCGGCTCTGA
- a CDS encoding FtsW/RodA/SpoVE family cell cycle protein — protein sequence MTATTADAPPPDLRLPKRRGVELLLLIGAVLIPVYGYAAVGLARNGVVPPDVAGYGAGLGLLALVAHLAVRLRAPYADPLLLPIAVLLNGLGLVLIYRLDLETPKDQAAPTQLIWSTLGVALFIAVVVFLRDHRVLQRYGYLSVATALVLMIVPIFFPAVNGAKIWIRVGGFSFQPGEFAKILLAVFFAAYLAANRNALAYTGRTIWKLQLPTGRVLGPIVAIWLLSVGVLVLERDLGTSLLFFGLFVIMLYVATGRTGWIAVGLLLAAVGAFAVGSVEPHVHSRVQDWLDPFASINAGQGPGQLAQSLFAFAAGGMLGTGLGLGHSILISFAAKSDFILATAGEELGLTGLTAVFLLYTLLVARGYRAGLALRDPFGRLLSIGLASILALQVFVIAGGVMGLIPLTGMAMPFLAQGGSSVVTNWIIVALLIRVSDQARRPHPGQVETGIIAPVTEDEL from the coding sequence ATGACCGCAACGACGGCGGACGCACCCCCGCCCGATCTACGTCTGCCCAAGCGGCGCGGAGTCGAGCTCCTGCTCCTCATCGGGGCCGTCCTCATCCCCGTCTACGGCTACGCCGCCGTCGGCCTGGCCCGGAACGGCGTGGTCCCGCCCGACGTGGCCGGTTACGGCGCGGGCCTGGGTCTGCTCGCCCTCGTCGCCCATCTCGCGGTCCGGTTACGTGCCCCGTACGCCGATCCGCTGCTGCTGCCCATCGCCGTACTCCTCAACGGCCTCGGCCTGGTGCTGATCTACCGGCTCGACCTGGAGACCCCCAAGGACCAGGCGGCCCCCACCCAGCTGATCTGGTCCACGCTCGGCGTGGCGCTCTTCATCGCCGTGGTCGTCTTCCTGCGCGACCACCGGGTGCTCCAGCGGTACGGCTATCTCTCGGTCGCCACCGCCCTGGTCCTGATGATCGTGCCGATCTTCTTCCCGGCGGTGAACGGCGCGAAGATCTGGATCCGGGTCGGCGGATTCTCCTTCCAGCCCGGTGAGTTCGCCAAGATCCTGCTCGCGGTGTTCTTCGCCGCGTATCTCGCCGCGAACCGCAACGCCCTCGCCTACACCGGCCGCACCATCTGGAAGCTCCAGCTCCCCACCGGCCGGGTTCTCGGCCCGATCGTGGCTATCTGGCTGCTCAGCGTCGGCGTACTGGTCCTGGAACGCGATCTGGGCACGTCTCTGCTCTTCTTCGGCCTCTTCGTGATCATGCTGTACGTGGCGACCGGCCGGACCGGCTGGATCGCCGTGGGTCTGCTGCTCGCCGCCGTCGGCGCGTTCGCCGTCGGCTCCGTCGAACCGCATGTGCACAGCCGGGTCCAGGACTGGCTCGATCCATTCGCCTCCATCAATGCCGGTCAGGGCCCCGGCCAGCTGGCCCAGTCGCTGTTCGCGTTCGCCGCGGGCGGGATGCTCGGCACCGGGCTGGGGCTCGGCCACTCGATCCTCATCAGTTTCGCCGCCAAGTCCGACTTCATTCTGGCGACGGCGGGCGAGGAGCTCGGCCTGACCGGGCTGACCGCGGTCTTCCTGCTGTACACGCTGCTCGTCGCTCGCGGCTACCGCGCCGGGCTCGCCCTGCGCGACCCCTTCGGACGGCTGCTGTCGATCGGTCTCGCCTCGATCCTGGCGCTCCAGGTGTTCGTGATCGCGGGCGGGGTAATGGGGCTGATCCCGCTGACGGGCATGGCGATGCCGTTCCTCGCACAGGGCGGTTCGTCCGTCGTCACCAACTGGATCATCGTGGCGCTGCTGATCCGGGTGAGCGACCAGGCCCGCAGACCGCACCCCGGACAGGTGGAGACCGGGATCATCGCGCCGGTGACGGAGGACGAACTGTGA